In a genomic window of Pseudomonadota bacterium:
- a CDS encoding ABC transporter ATP-binding protein, translating into MITVTGLSKSFGGQNLFTDVNLQFDPNHRYGIVGPNGAGKSTFLRILCGQESFDKGSVSLPAKMRVGTLNQDHFAFEDMALVDVVMRGQPQLFHAFADKEKLLEQSEPDPQKIIELEEIIQHYDGYQAESRIAQMLEGLGIATSYHTQPMRVLSGGYKLRVLLAQCLFSQPEVLLLDEPTNHLDIASVGWLEDYLSEYRGTVIVVSHDRDFINRVSTDIADIDYETIKIYSGNYDFYLRAREQEDQLRRQESDKAEKKINELQTFVTRFKGKASKARQAQSKLKQINRMEKDLVKPLYSSRAHPRISFTCCRPSGKTVLEVKNISKAYGEKKVLHEVSLTVNRGQRLAVIGPNGIGKSTLLKIIMGDLQADSGSIEWGYETYPEYFSQDHRELIPVNSSPYEYLYSYGPGESIGTIRGILGNLLFSGDDVRKSTAALSGGEAARLIIAKLVLKKGNVLVLDEPTNHLDLESIETFIEALIKFEGTIIFVSHNRYLVNRVADHVLELKTDGYDLFPGTYAEFLEREGCDHLSGVRPGRNRQGPGRIPENKSGPQTVSPAPEEPRTPPRFQVSGRDQEKRKKLKQQINALQKESAAAESLCEKLEVEKERFNQIFSRPDYYAETPPEKIKQNAAEKKECEEKLSWAYRKWEKLNQEIESLTRMMDPE; encoded by the coding sequence ATGATTACAGTTACCGGTTTAAGTAAAAGCTTCGGCGGCCAGAACCTGTTTACCGACGTCAATCTCCAGTTCGACCCGAATCATCGCTATGGCATTGTCGGTCCCAACGGGGCCGGCAAGTCAACCTTCCTAAGAATCCTCTGCGGCCAGGAAAGTTTTGACAAGGGAAGCGTCAGCCTGCCGGCGAAAATGCGGGTCGGCACCCTCAACCAGGATCATTTCGCCTTTGAGGATATGGCCCTGGTTGATGTTGTCATGCGTGGTCAACCCCAACTTTTTCATGCCTTTGCCGACAAGGAAAAACTTCTCGAACAATCCGAACCCGATCCGCAAAAGATTATAGAACTAGAGGAAATCATTCAACACTATGACGGCTATCAGGCCGAAAGCCGCATCGCCCAGATGCTTGAAGGTCTGGGCATCGCCACCTCCTATCATACCCAGCCGATGCGGGTTTTATCGGGTGGTTACAAGCTCAGGGTGTTGCTCGCTCAATGCCTTTTCAGCCAACCCGAAGTGCTGCTCCTGGACGAGCCCACCAACCATCTCGATATTGCCTCGGTCGGCTGGCTCGAAGATTATCTGTCCGAATACCGGGGCACGGTAATTGTCGTCTCTCATGACCGCGATTTTATCAACCGGGTCTCAACCGATATTGCCGATATCGATTACGAAACCATCAAGATTTACTCCGGCAACTACGATTTCTATTTGAGAGCCCGGGAACAGGAAGATCAACTGCGCCGCCAGGAATCCGACAAGGCGGAGAAAAAGATCAACGAGCTCCAGACCTTTGTCACTCGTTTCAAGGGCAAGGCCAGCAAGGCCCGACAGGCTCAGAGCAAACTCAAACAGATCAACCGCATGGAAAAAGATCTGGTCAAACCCCTCTACTCCTCCCGGGCTCACCCGCGCATTTCTTTTACCTGCTGTCGGCCTTCTGGCAAAACCGTGCTTGAGGTTAAAAATATCAGCAAGGCCTACGGCGAAAAAAAGGTGCTCCATGAGGTTTCCCTGACCGTCAACCGGGGACAGAGACTGGCGGTCATCGGCCCTAATGGCATCGGGAAATCAACCCTGTTGAAGATTATCATGGGCGACCTGCAAGCCGACAGCGGGAGTATCGAATGGGGTTACGAGACCTATCCCGAATATTTTTCCCAGGATCACCGGGAACTGATTCCCGTTAACTCCTCTCCTTATGAATATCTTTACAGCTACGGTCCCGGTGAGAGTATCGGCACAATCCGTGGAATTCTCGGCAACCTGCTGTTTTCCGGCGACGATGTCCGTAAATCGACTGCGGCTCTTTCCGGCGGCGAAGCGGCCCGCCTGATTATTGCCAAACTGGTCCTGAAAAAGGGCAATGTTCTGGTTCTCGATGAACCGACCAACCACCTCGACCTGGAATCAATCGAAACCTTTATCGAAGCCCTGATCAAGTTTGAGGGGACGATTATCTTTGTCAGCCATAACCGTTACCTGGTTAACCGGGTGGCGGATCATGTCTTGGAATTGAAAACCGACGGCTATGACCTTTTCCCCGGCACTTATGCAGAATTTCTCGAGCGCGAAGGCTGCGACCATCTCAGCGGCGTTCGTCCCGGCCGAAATCGCCAGGGTCCCGGTCGGATTCCGGAAAACAAGTCCGGCCCTCAGACCGTTTCCCCTGCGCCTGAGGAACCCAGGACTCCCCCCCGTTTTCAGGTCTCTGGCAGAGACCAGGAAAAGCGTAAGAAGCTTAAGCAGCAGATCAATGCCCTGCAAAAGGAAAGCGCTGCCGCCGAAAGCCTTTGCGAAAAGCTTGAGGTAGAAAAGGAGCGTTTCAATCAAATCTTTTCCCGACCGGATTACTATGCTGAAACCCCGCCGGAAAAAATCAAACAAAATGCGGCCGAGAAGAAAGAATGTGAAGAAAAATTGAGCTGGGCCTATCGTAAATGGGAGAAGCTCAACCAGGAAATTGAAAGCCTGACAAGGATGATGGACCCGGAATGA
- a CDS encoding tRNA (cytidine(34)-2'-O)-methyltransferase, with amino-acid sequence MSESITRPHKLIPDPALHIILYEPEIPANTGNIARLCAAAELPLHLIHPLGFKTDDRHLKRAGLDYWSEVDVREHHDFDSFLQFWYSTTIPTGNAESHALLFALSARAATPYNRAKDFKRGSGLIFGPETRGLSLSLMDRYPTLTIPMWGRVRSINLSTSVGIVAYHFLQQLNLF; translated from the coding sequence ATGAGTGAATCAATCACCCGCCCCCACAAACTGATCCCCGACCCGGCTCTCCACATCATTCTCTATGAGCCTGAAATTCCGGCCAATACCGGCAATATCGCCCGCCTCTGCGCCGCCGCCGAGCTGCCTTTACATCTGATTCATCCTCTGGGCTTTAAGACCGATGATCGCCATCTCAAAAGAGCCGGACTTGATTACTGGTCCGAGGTCGATGTGCGCGAGCATCACGATTTTGACAGTTTCCTTCAGTTTTGGTATAGTACTACCATCCCTACGGGCAATGCTGAAAGCCATGCCTTGCTTTTTGCCCTGAGCGCCCGGGCCGCGACCCCCTACAACCGGGCAAAAGATTTCAAACGCGGCAGCGGCCTCATTTTCGGCCCGGAGACCCGTGGTCTTTCTCTATCCCTGATGGACCGCTATCCTACCTTGACGATTCCGATGTGGGGGCGGGTCAGAAGTATCAACCTGTCCACCTCGGTCGGCATCGTCGCCTACCATTTTCTGCAGCAGCTCAATCTTTTTTAA
- a CDS encoding hydroxylamine reductase, translating to MFCFQCQETAKNQGCTIRGVCGKPEETANLQDLLIHVLKGIAVYGEKLEAFSGDYNETALFTAKALFATITNANWDDRSFIALINEALQRRDRLRQSFLKAWKEKNACDFNEDLPDAATWRGETDTFAEKAKSVGVLATANEDVRSLRELLVIGLKGIAAYADHAAVLGFEDREIYRFIMEALASTTKDLSVDEMVGLVMKAGEISVKTMALLDQANTESYGHPEISEVNLGVRNRPGILISGHDLKDMDELLKQTEGSGVDVYTHGEMLPANYYPAFKKYDHFVGNYGGSWWHQNQEFESFNGPILLTTNCLVPLKKENTYLDRLFTTGVVGYVGATHIAERPTGGSKDFSALIERAKACPAPTEIETGKIVGGFAHNQVLALADKVVAAVKSGAIKRFIVMAGCDGRQKSRSYYTEVAEKLPADTVILTAGCAKYRYNKLELGDIGGIPRILDAGQCNDSYSLAVIAIKLKEVFGLDDINQLPISYDIAWYEQKAVAVLLALLFLGVKGIRLGPTLPAFLSPNVAKVLVEKFAIKPIDTVDNDIAAMMQGQ from the coding sequence ATGTTCTGTTTTCAATGTCAGGAAACCGCCAAAAATCAGGGTTGTACAATCAGGGGCGTCTGCGGCAAACCGGAAGAAACCGCCAATCTTCAGGATCTGCTGATTCATGTGCTTAAAGGAATCGCGGTTTACGGGGAAAAGCTCGAAGCCTTTAGCGGCGACTATAATGAAACCGCGCTGTTTACGGCCAAGGCGCTGTTTGCCACCATCACCAATGCCAACTGGGATGATCGGAGTTTTATCGCGCTGATCAACGAAGCCCTGCAACGCCGCGACCGTCTGCGGCAGTCTTTCCTGAAAGCCTGGAAAGAAAAAAACGCTTGTGATTTTAACGAAGACCTGCCGGATGCCGCGACCTGGCGGGGAGAAACCGACACCTTTGCCGAAAAAGCCAAAAGTGTCGGAGTGCTGGCAACCGCCAATGAGGATGTACGTTCCCTGCGCGAACTTTTGGTCATCGGTCTCAAAGGAATTGCGGCTTATGCCGATCATGCCGCGGTTTTGGGCTTTGAGGATCGGGAAATTTACCGCTTTATCATGGAAGCCCTGGCTTCCACCACCAAGGATCTGAGCGTTGATGAAATGGTCGGACTGGTTATGAAAGCCGGGGAAATTTCCGTCAAAACCATGGCCTTGCTTGATCAAGCCAACACCGAGAGCTACGGCCATCCGGAAATCTCCGAGGTCAACCTGGGCGTGCGTAACCGTCCCGGCATTTTGATCAGCGGCCATGATTTAAAGGATATGGATGAACTTCTCAAGCAGACCGAAGGCAGCGGCGTCGATGTCTACACCCATGGCGAGATGCTGCCGGCCAACTATTATCCGGCCTTCAAGAAATACGATCATTTCGTCGGCAACTACGGCGGTTCCTGGTGGCATCAGAATCAGGAATTCGAATCCTTTAACGGCCCGATTCTGCTGACCACCAACTGCCTGGTTCCCCTGAAAAAAGAAAACACCTATCTCGATCGCCTCTTTACGACCGGAGTGGTCGGCTATGTCGGGGCGACCCATATTGCCGAGCGTCCGACCGGCGGCAGCAAGGATTTTTCAGCCCTGATTGAAAGGGCTAAAGCCTGCCCGGCTCCGACCGAGATCGAGACCGGCAAGATAGTCGGTGGTTTTGCTCACAATCAGGTCCTGGCTCTGGCCGACAAAGTCGTGGCCGCAGTAAAATCCGGCGCGATCAAACGCTTTATCGTCATGGCCGGCTGTGACGGCCGCCAGAAAAGCCGAAGCTACTATACCGAAGTCGCGGAAAAACTGCCCGCGGATACGGTAATTCTGACCGCCGGCTGCGCCAAGTACCGCTACAACAAGCTTGAACTCGGCGATATCGGCGGCATTCCCCGCATTCTTGACGCGGGTCAGTGCAATGACTCCTATTCTCTGGCTGTCATCGCCATCAAATTAAAAGAGGTTTTCGGCCTGGACGATATCAATCAACTGCCGATCTCTTATGATATTGCCTGGTATGAGCAAAAAGCTGTGGCGGTTCTGCTCGCCCTGCTCTTTCTTGGCGTCAAGGGTATTCGCCTGGGGCCCACCCTGCCGGCCTTCCTTTCACCCAATGTCGCCAAGGTGTTGGTTGAAAAATTTGCCATCAAACCTATCGACACGGTCGACAACGACATCGCCGCCATGATGCAGGGTCAATAA
- a CDS encoding MFS transporter → MNKRPSTERAKIYLAMNNPESFISRLPWVLLLSSVFLLNFLARILFSPLLPAIETEFNIGHAAAASLFVYLSGGYFAALLGSGFLSARIPHRLILSGSAVGVGVILLLGASSQSLAYLRLTALCLGLVCGPYLPSAIATLTDTVPHQHWGKALAIHELAPNLAFTMAPVITACLLSQVSWRWVLVGPGMISILMGILFLRFGSGGQFCGQPPRFAICRSLFAVPTFWIIVLLFTLGISATMGLFNILPAYLVSHFGMSTTSANTLASLSRVLTLVTVFFGGWATDHLGPRRTLIVVLGITGMLTAALGLVPVSALVMAKTLVFLQPLLAVVFFPAGFAIIAGVAPAENRNLAVSLVVALAFLLGGGFAPYVVGICGDAGHFSWGIFLLGCLVFSGALVAPFLPRQP, encoded by the coding sequence ATGAATAAAAGGCCTTCTACTGAAAGGGCAAAAATTTACCTGGCCATGAACAATCCGGAGTCTTTTATCAGCCGGCTACCCTGGGTTTTACTTCTATCCTCGGTTTTCCTGCTCAACTTTCTCGCCCGAATCCTCTTCTCACCTCTGCTTCCCGCCATTGAGACCGAATTTAATATCGGTCACGCGGCCGCCGCATCATTATTTGTTTATCTTTCCGGCGGCTATTTTGCCGCCCTGCTGGGATCGGGTTTCCTCTCGGCGCGCATCCCTCATCGTCTGATCCTGAGCGGCAGCGCGGTCGGGGTCGGAGTAATTTTACTCCTGGGCGCAAGCAGCCAGAGCCTGGCTTACTTGCGCCTGACCGCCCTCTGCCTCGGCTTGGTCTGCGGACCTTACCTGCCCAGCGCCATCGCCACTCTGACCGACACGGTTCCTCACCAGCACTGGGGAAAAGCCCTGGCCATTCATGAATTGGCGCCGAATCTTGCTTTCACCATGGCCCCGGTAATCACTGCGTGCCTGCTGTCACAGGTTTCCTGGCGCTGGGTTTTGGTCGGCCCCGGAATGATCTCGATCTTGATGGGCATCCTGTTTCTCCGGTTCGGCTCTGGAGGCCAATTCTGCGGACAACCACCTCGTTTTGCCATTTGTCGCAGTTTGTTTGCGGTGCCGACTTTCTGGATCATCGTTCTTCTGTTTACTCTCGGCATCAGTGCCACCATGGGTCTTTTTAATATCCTGCCGGCCTATCTGGTCAGTCATTTCGGTATGTCCACCACCTCCGCCAACACCCTGGCAAGTCTTTCACGCGTTCTGACCCTCGTCACGGTTTTTTTCGGGGGGTGGGCCACGGATCACCTTGGCCCCCGCCGCACCCTGATAGTGGTTCTTGGCATCACCGGTATGCTGACGGCGGCCCTGGGCCTGGTACCGGTTTCGGCGCTGGTCATGGCCAAGACGCTGGTCTTTTTACAGCCGTTACTGGCGGTGGTTTTTTTCCCGGCCGGCTTTGCGATTATTGCCGGAGTGGCGCCGGCGGAAAACCGAAATCTCGCGGTTTCTCTGGTGGTGGCCTTGGCCTTTCTGCTCGGAGGAGGTTTTGCCCCCTATGTCGTCGGCATCTGCGGCGATGCCGGACACTTCAGCTGGGGCATTTTCCTACTGGGTTGCCTGGTTTTTTCAGGGGCTCTGGTGGCCCCTTTTCTCCCGCGACAACCATAA
- the murI gene encoding glutamate racemase, with product MKNAAIGVFDSGVGGLSVLREIRKLLPREDLFYIADSGAGPYGDQSGEFIQERVHVLADFLLTKKVKSLVVACNTATTVAIQSLRMRLSLPIIAIEPAVKPAVELTRSGIVGILATSRTLTSRRFQSLVEDYGNGTKFLLQPCPGLMEQVEKGELESVKTYELTARYLSPLLEQGADTIVLGCTHYPFLLPVIKKLTGPDISIIDPAVAVARQLYRRLETCNLLSSGEVPGVECFWTSGILPGVKPLIAQIWGKETLVCALPSCPQP from the coding sequence ATGAAAAATGCCGCCATCGGAGTGTTTGATTCAGGGGTGGGAGGCTTGTCCGTGCTGCGCGAGATTCGCAAGCTACTGCCCAGAGAAGATTTATTTTACATCGCCGACTCCGGAGCCGGACCGTATGGCGATCAATCTGGGGAGTTCATTCAGGAAAGGGTACATGTGCTTGCCGATTTCCTGCTCACCAAAAAGGTCAAGTCCCTGGTTGTCGCCTGCAATACCGCGACGACGGTGGCGATTCAATCCCTGCGCATGAGGTTGAGCCTTCCCATTATCGCGATTGAACCTGCGGTCAAACCGGCGGTCGAGCTTACCAGGTCTGGAATTGTCGGCATTCTTGCCACCAGTCGCACGCTGACCAGCCGGCGATTTCAGAGCCTGGTCGAGGATTACGGCAACGGCACGAAGTTTCTTCTGCAGCCTTGTCCCGGGCTGATGGAGCAGGTCGAAAAAGGAGAACTGGAGAGCGTTAAGACTTATGAACTGACAGCCCGTTATCTATCACCTCTGTTGGAACAGGGGGCCGATACCATCGTTCTCGGCTGCACCCACTATCCGTTCCTGCTTCCGGTTATCAAAAAGCTTACCGGGCCGGATATCTCCATCATTGACCCGGCCGTGGCTGTCGCCCGGCAGCTTTATCGCCGCTTGGAAACCTGCAATCTACTTTCGTCTGGGGAAGTCCCAGGGGTTGAGTGCTTCTGGACCAGCGGTATTCTTCCTGGCGTGAAGCCCCTGATCGCCCAGATCTGGGGCAAGGAAACGCTGGTTTGTGCCCTGCCCTCTTGCCCACAGCCATAA
- a CDS encoding long-chain fatty acid--CoA ligase: MLITEILARNGRMYEQETALIERDPENKRRREISWLEFDRQANQIANLLRSRGVGSGSRVAHLLMNGLEWLPLYFGILRSGAWVVPLNFRFDSENIRHCLEVSEADTLFFGPEFFARIGAIKERLPGVKHFFTLGLSDLQGSENYLELLDSQSSENPAVKLQADESAALYFTSGTTGLPKPILLTHGNLEAACIVENRHHLQTHADNFILIPPLYHTGAKMHWFGNFIVGAKAVILKGAKPEWILEAVSEEKGTIVWLLVPWAQDILTAIESGAVDLNNYELGQWRLMHIGAQPVPPSLIREWLKVFPAHQYDTNYGLSESTGPGCVHLGMGNTHKVGAIGIPGFDWECRIVDAQDRPQPQGEIGELVVRGPGIMREYFKNQAETANALRDGWLHTGDIARMDEDGFIFLVDRKKDIIITGGENIFPVEIEDFLQGHNDINDVAVIGLPDDRLGEIVAAIVELKPGRRLQKDELEKFCLDLPRYKRPRHFFFDDVPRNPTGKIEKPKLREKYAGHREMFKL, translated from the coding sequence ATGCTGATCACTGAGATTCTGGCCCGTAACGGGCGGATGTACGAGCAGGAAACGGCTCTGATTGAAAGAGATCCGGAGAACAAGCGGCGGCGCGAGATCAGCTGGCTGGAGTTTGACCGACAAGCCAACCAGATCGCTAATTTGTTGCGTTCCCGAGGAGTTGGCTCCGGTAGCCGGGTGGCTCATCTGCTCATGAATGGACTGGAATGGCTGCCGCTTTATTTCGGTATTTTACGCAGCGGTGCCTGGGTGGTGCCGCTTAATTTTCGTTTTGACAGCGAAAACATCAGGCATTGCCTTGAAGTCTCCGAAGCTGACACCTTGTTTTTCGGCCCGGAATTTTTTGCCAGGATTGGCGCCATTAAAGAGCGTTTGCCGGGAGTTAAACATTTTTTCACCCTCGGCCTCAGTGACCTTCAAGGCAGCGAGAACTATCTCGAACTCCTGGATTCACAAAGCAGTGAAAATCCCGCTGTGAAATTGCAGGCAGATGAAAGCGCCGCCCTTTATTTTACTTCGGGAACCACTGGTCTGCCCAAGCCGATTCTGCTCACGCACGGCAATCTTGAGGCGGCCTGCATTGTTGAGAACCGTCACCATCTTCAGACCCATGCAGATAACTTCATTCTGATTCCGCCACTATATCATACCGGAGCCAAGATGCACTGGTTCGGTAATTTTATTGTTGGGGCAAAAGCCGTGATTTTAAAAGGAGCCAAGCCGGAATGGATTCTTGAAGCGGTTTCGGAAGAAAAGGGAACGATTGTCTGGCTTCTGGTGCCTTGGGCCCAGGATATTCTGACTGCGATTGAAAGCGGCGCGGTCGATCTGAATAACTATGAACTTGGTCAATGGCGGCTGATGCATATCGGAGCCCAGCCGGTACCACCGAGCCTGATTCGCGAATGGCTCAAGGTCTTTCCGGCTCATCAGTATGACACGAATTATGGTTTAAGTGAATCGACGGGCCCCGGCTGTGTTCATTTGGGCATGGGCAATACTCATAAGGTGGGGGCCATCGGCATTCCCGGTTTTGATTGGGAGTGCCGTATCGTCGATGCTCAAGATCGGCCGCAGCCTCAAGGCGAGATCGGAGAGCTGGTGGTGCGGGGGCCGGGAATCATGCGCGAATATTTTAAAAATCAGGCCGAGACCGCTAACGCTTTGCGAGACGGCTGGCTTCATACCGGCGATATCGCCCGCATGGATGAGGATGGTTTTATCTTTCTGGTCGATCGCAAGAAAGATATAATTATCACCGGCGGGGAAAATATTTTTCCCGTCGAAATAGAGGATTTTCTCCAGGGGCATAACGATATTAACGATGTCGCGGTTATCGGCTTGCCGGACGATCGTCTGGGCGAAATCGTCGCGGCCATTGTGGAGCTCAAACCCGGTCGCCGCCTGCAGAAAGATGAGCTGGAGAAATTTTGTCTCGATCTGCCTCGCTACAAAAGACCGCGGCATTTCTTTTTTGATGATGTGCCCCGCAATCCCACCGGCAAGATTGAGAAACCCAAGCTGCGGGAAAAATATGCTGGCCATCGGGAGATGTTTAAGCTATAA